Genomic DNA from Epinephelus fuscoguttatus linkage group LG14, E.fuscoguttatus.final_Chr_v1:
TGGAGGGTGCTTTTGGCTCGATGTTGCTCTTCCTCTAGATactgcagctcctgtgtttcaagaaaaacacaacaaacatccCACATAAATTAAGAGACTGATCAGACATGCAAACACTACAAGTGTAGTTTCAGGACAAATATATCTCTGACAGTTTATACCTGTTTGTAGCGCTCGACCTcagcctccacctcctgctTAGCTCTGTTCTGTAAGGCCAGTTGCTCCTccagatgctgctgctgctcccgcCATGTCTCCGCCTCTGTCAGAGCCTGATTCTCCAGATCCTGCCAGTTAAAACATATCTCACTTGTACAGCTGAGTCAACATCGCAGCTGCAGATCATAAATGTTGCCGCTGTATTCAAGCAACACTCTCAAATCAAAGTTACTCAGAAAGCATTTGTTTGTGAGGGAGGTACACAGCTCCTCACATCACACAGATACATGTGCACTCTGAATTTTCACTTCCTCTATTCTATATTTTCTGCCGTTTAAAGCATCTCACCTGTATCTCTATTCGAAGTGTGTGCACTTGCCcctgcagtttttggatgtcCTCTTTTTGCAGCTCCTTCTCGTGACGCAGGTCCTCCAGCTCCAGAGCCACGGCCCCACTGCCGTCCACAGTCTCCAGACCAGACCCCTCCTTCAGACTGCTGATCAGCTTCTCTTTGGACTAGAAGACCATTAAAAACATTATCAGCAACAGTGTGAGCTTATCAAGAAAGCCTATTATCAAAAAACAGAATCACAAAGGCAATCATAAACGAGTCTTACTTGTAGGATGCGTGAAGCTTTGTGCTTGTAGTCTTGTAACTCCTGTTTGGCAGACTCAGCTGCAGCTTTGGCACTTTTCAGTTGCTGTTGGACGTCGTCGACCTTAAGCTTCTCCTCTGCAGCTCGCCGCTCTGCTGCGGTCACCGTCTCTGCGAGGGTCTGCCTCTCAGCCTCCACTTTGGACAGGCGGCCAGCGTACTCACTCTACACAAGGACACAGAGTTAAGACATCTTATCATCTGCATGTGTTCAGTTTGGACTTGACTGTCATATATATAAAAGAAGTTGAATGGTTATCATGTGCACCTGCATCTGCCGGTAGCTGTCCTGTTCCCTCCTGAGGCCCAGTTCAGCCTCTCGCAGCCTCTCCTGTATCGTTTCAAGAGCTTTGGAGTGCAGgctgcttccttctgtgtggtccTGCATAATTCTAGAAAGAACAGACAAGGAAAATAATAAACGTATTCATAATAAGCTGAATCTGATCTCTACTTTAGAAGGTGGTCATGAGAGAGTACCTTGACTGTTCCTTCTGCGCCTCCTCTAATGCAGCATTGCGAGACTTCAACATCTGATCGGCTTCATCGAGTCTGATTTTTAGGACCGCAAGTTGACCGTCTTTGGCTGAGAGGGCTTCTGTTAGGTCATCAACCTTTGACCGAAGTTCCCGTACCATCCGGTTAGTCTGAGACTGCTCAGAGTTCCATTTGTCTGCACGCATGCGAGACTGGTTCAATTCTACATGAGCAGAAAACCACTTTGTTAATACAGAGGGAGAGGGGCAGACATGCAGGCCATCTTTCCTCCTGTTTGGTCTCGTCTCTTACCATCCTGTAAGTCTTTTGCCCTCTGGATGACTGAAGCCATCTCCTGGTTGAGGGAGGCCACCTCACTGCGCAGCAGCTGATTCTCCAGACGCAGGCTGGACAGGATCTGGCTCTGCGGCTCCTCTGtgggaggagcagcaggaggaggaggaagctccTGCCTGATGGACTCTTGAGGGACAGCCAAGCCTGAGTCTGAACTCTCaggtgtgtctgtggtggcggAAAAAGAACACGCTAAATGATCATTCCAATATAAACTGGACAtacaatttatttaaataaggCAATATAAAGCTGGCTGCCTTTGGGAATTCTTATTTGTTGCACAGCTGTCCATCTACAGGTGGACAATAACATGTAATGGTAATAACAGAATAACACCTTGATAACCTATCAAAATATCATCTTTTGATATTAATATCACAATAAAGTACTTTGCATTTTCACTTACTTGCTGTACTTCAGTAAAATCCTGATTGACTGATTATTACTGTCATtcttagggatgcacgataatatcggccagcatcagtatcggccaatatcggctttaaaatgaactatcagtattggtcaacatgctttttcttattttgcatgATGAATAATATTACATATATTAAAAAgtattctatttcatgtctccatctgttggtgggccatcatgataagagtatgcatgtataatatgacgttaattccactacagaagagacttgacgatctctaaaattaggtggggatatatcgatatatcaGTATCggttatcggtcaaatgagttgttaggTATCGGCGTATCCGCATattggatatcggcaaaaattccaatatcatgcatccctgaTCATTTTGGGCACCTTAGGTTTTTTAGCTATGTTGTCATATGAAATACtttcacattttaaacaggaaagACAAACAGTCAAGATACAGAAAACTCATATGAATTAATTTAAGGTTTAATTTGAGGGGTAAGTTTAGTATCTTTCAGCCTGGATCCTATTTTCCCATGATTATGTGTCTTAAGTGACTGAGACAATTGATTTTGTATTAAGCAAGGGCACTGCAGCCGGCAGCTGCGAACatgctgcaatgtaaccattcAGGGCATTTTCACACCCGCTATTTACATCCACTTAAAGTATTTGTTTGCTACTGACAGGCTCCGATTGTTATTCTGCTTGTTAGACAGCATTATGGAAAGCATCCTCACAAGACAGACCTTTTTGAtaaagagtaagatcatttttgtttagccATAAACAACCCCAAAATCGCTACTACCAAACACAACAGACTCCATTtagataaacagtaattttatcatcgtaaaTCATCAAAGTTAACGGaaccaaaaatacaagaaaaaaataaaacattatttcacccagttagatgtgaaaacatgctggctCTATTCACGctaaaataactgtttatttaaatggagtctggtggggtTGATGATAGCgttttcagggctgtttctggttaaacaaaacgGATCCTcctctttaacaaaaatgtcGATTTCTCTAGGGATTCTTTCCATGATGTTTGTCAGACATTTGGATGAACAATTTGAACCTGTCAGTggcttttagtggatgtaaagtGACAGTGCAAACATGCCCCGGGTGGTTAAACTGAagcctgtttttgctgctgatgGCTGCAGCTCTTTCACTAAATATTGGATTATTCAAAAATCATGTTCCCATTTgttacttagacacaaaaacatgggaaaataggttCCAGGGACAAAAATGCAGAGCTTACCATTAAATGCAACAACTGTACTCTTACCAAAGTAATATTCTGTCTTAGTATTTGTACTGCTTTATGCATGAACACAGCACTTTTTACCAGCACTGATAGAAACTTACAACTGTAGTATGTGTGGTCTTAATAATCATACCTTGGCTTGGTTCTTTTGCAGAGTTCTCCTCTGATGTTTTGAGGCTGTGAGCAGACAGTGAGCTCATGCTTGAGGCCCTGGATACACCCCGAGTTGAGGGGGGCGTCGACGGGGCCGATGGGATGGTATGAGGAGTCGAGGAAGGAGGAGGTGTTGGGTTTTGGGCCTCAGTAACCGGAACTGCCACTTTCACAAGCTCTCTTCTCGAATCCCTCCTATTGCTGACTGGAGGCTCCGAGCTGTTCAGAAAGTCAAAGAGCAAGTCATCGTCTACATTCTGCTCGCTCTTTTTGGGCCTCACAAAGCCAGATGACACCTTGGCAGAGTTGGGAGCGCTGCTGCCAGAACCGGAGGAGGTACTGGGAATGTTGGCAGTGCCGGCCAGCAGGGTTGCACTGGATCTCTTGATGTtgccagctgctgcagagatgtAGCTCTGTGCATCATCAGAGGGTGCATAGGCATGATGAGTCCCAGCTGCATGGGCCTTGTACCCTGCAGTGTTGTATTCAGGTTTGGCAGTTGATTGTACTTCATAAGGTGACGAAAAGGAGGATGTTCTCTCCTGTTTTTTGGTCAGGGCGGTGGCAGCTCCCTGGTCCACTTTATTCAGGAAGTCTTCAGCTTTCCCAGCCAAGTCAGCAAACCAAGACATTTTGGGTCCTGATGCCAGAAACGTAAGAGCACAATTTGAAGATGGCTTTATTACTGACAGGTTCCAACATGCTTAGGTTGAGTTGACAGATAATATTCTTATTTAAGTTTAAACATATTACACAAGCGTTAACACCAGGGTTTCCAAGCCTTCTTAAACATCAAACTCAAGGACCCATTACTGCATAGTTGGAGAAACAGATCAAAGTTAATTACTGTTTAAACACTGAGATGTTTTCTAATGAGAACTAGCAGGCTTTACAGATGCTCACAGTCAATAAATACAAAGAGAGAGGCTTGAATGTGTCAACACTTCTCAATTGTGCTGTGTAGGTGGTGGCAGGTGGCGTGTGAAACAATGACGCAGCTGCAGgggacacacatgcacacagcccAATGTAGCCTATTTACTAACATTGATAACAAAAATCTTTTTCCTTTCACTTTCATTGACTCATGCTCGTttatcttaatttaaaaaacttcGAGAGACCTTGATTTTCTTCCTCAAATTCAGAAACTTTTAAGGAGTTTAAGTAGGGCTGCGCAGTTAATGGAAATATTATTGAAATTACAATATGGCCAAGAGCAATATCAAAATGCAGGTGCTGTAATTTCTTGGTAAAGGTaaaatgatgataaatgatGCATTATGTTGCTACAGTACAGAGGACTGGGCCTACAAAGCATATTCTTGAAGCAAGGGATCTTACTTGTTTGGTACAGACTCCAGCAAAATTCTCATCATTAatagatttatattttttaggtttctgtcaaaataattgcaaaatgatttattttttgcatataGAGCAGCCCTAATTTGGAGGATCCATAGGAATCATTTATCCTCCGAAAGCATAATGTAGCAGAGGGTAATTTCAAAATAGTTTGATAGtgtgactttcaaaataattcCAATAGCTAACAGCGTCCCCTCCAGCCCACTCCTTCAAAAAACGAAGGGCAGAGGTGGCTGAAAAGTCAGGGAGGTGACCAGGATGTCACCACTTTGATCCTCAGACCAACAGGGTAAATCTGGGCACAGGTAGCACTTGCCCCTCCCTCAAAACCACCGTGGTGCCCTAATGCAAGGCCATTAACCCCTAGCTACTCAAGAAGAGCTGCTCAGTGCCCAACACATCATACTGTGGTTGAATGAGGCAGCTTCAGAGTGTGATCAGGGCGTTCCTGCAAAGACAACTTGGCTCTCAGCTGCTATTTAAGGTATGCTCTTATAAAGTCAATGAGTCATAATTGctgcaaagtaacaacattGTTTCTGGGTAAATAAATGTGCAGTACGCTGTAAATCTCATAATATACTGAACTTATTACCAGTTACACAGGCTCGACATTTAACAGTTTACATTCATAATGACTGTAGCCTTGGACATCCCCATCAACAATGTGTTAATgaacattttttgcctttaacacAAATATCTGGAGCATCAGGGAGGATGTGAATTACTCTGACTGGTGTGAAATAACCATTTATATTGTTAAAACAGCATCTATTGACTGTGCCTGGGCCTTATAATAGGCCATTTTCCAATCTGCGTCATGCATTATCCTGATTTAGGTGATTATTGTGCATCTAATTTGACATTATGACATTCATTAGGCAAAGGCTTTTGTAAAACGGCACATACAGTAGGTGCATTCACACCACACTGAAGCACGAGCTATCCATTTTTAataaacatgacatcatcaactGATAGATAGTTAAAGTAAAGATTATATTAAAGCCATATCTAAAGTTAGACAGGATCCAGTCTTTTATAAGCAGCCTGAGAGACTAGACTCAGGACTCAAACTCCCCAGTGACAACACAATATCTGCacagctagcatgctagctCAGTAACTCAACAGAGTCAAAGCAGCTAGTTAGTTATAATAATGACACTGTATTGCTATAAGTACAGATTCATACACATAAAGGAGCAATTACAGGGGTCGTCATCAGCTGAGCTTACGTTATCACAAAGTAAACACAGTTGCTCCAGGATAACTCCATCACTGCTAAAGCTAACAGGCTAGCTGGCTGCTAAAGCAAAGGCTCACACGCACCGTTTGAGGCGACGTCCAAGTCTCAAAATGTCTCAGGTCAGCTGGCTACCGCCGGGGTTTCACTTGTGGGCATGAACGAGAAAAACCGTTTAAATAAACACGGCCAAATGTCATTATATGTCAAAGAGGATATTGGTGATCTTCTCATACGTGGACCAGGAAGCGCTGCCGAGCGAGGACCCCACAACAGAGTGACCTCACAGGAGCCTGATCACAAATCAACTGATGAACTTtgcaatatacagtacattatCCTGCTTGTTTGTGTCACCTTATGAATACAAATATAAGCAATGGTGAACAAATTTGATTAAGTATTCAGTCTTTTTTGTCACATAACAAGCAAATACTTTATCCACAGACTTTCCACCTTTAAAGTATttgttagggactgttcgttacttatttTAGGGGAGGTGGCGGTGGACTTCTGTCTTTAATTTTGGGTTAGAGGAAGGAATACAAATgtaaatggctgtattttgtgtttagcaaaaaacaacagaaatgcaTTGTTGGATTTGTAAATTTCTGATGGTCCTTGAATATACTGTGTAGGAATAACCAGGCAAACATAAACAAAGCTGAGCGTAAAATGGTGATATTTAATCAGAATCACTTTGCTTTACctgtctttaaaaaataacaataaaaagatatataaaaagcacaagaaaaaaaacctgaggatgaaggttttttttttttttgttttgtttttttttgcattttgagaAAAAAGTTGAATTGTCAAGATTTAGTTGAAATGTCAAGAATGAATTTGACACTTCAAGATTAAagctgaaatgccaaaaataaagccaaaatgtTGAGAATTAAGTTGAAATGTCGGGATTAAATTGGAAACATCAAGATTAAagtcaaaatgttgaaaattaACATGACATCTCAAGAGTAATGTagaaattttaagaaaaaagtcGAAATACCAAAAATGAACTTGACATTTTGAGATTAAAGCTGAAATTTTtgaaattttgaaaattaaagccAGTACTTTGAGAATTAAGTTGGAATGTCGAGACTGAACTTGAAACATCaagattaaatttaaaaaaattaacttgACATCTGACGATTAAAGTCTAAATGTCGAGAATGAACTTAACATCTCAAGATTACAAATAGTGGCTTTTGATAAGAATCACTGTTTtacatgtctcatttaaaattttgctACAAGTAAATCATTTATActaactaaccagcatgcaacAAGGGTGAAAAACCAAAGCTTTTTTCAACaccaggatttcatcttcagcttttaaCTTTCAGGTATCATAGGTCAAGTTTTAGAAATCCAAcaactaatttatggtggagggagggtcatgcattttccccaAGCCACTTGGGGAGGCTCAGAGAAAATATCTGCAGCTTCAGGAAGGGTTATAAatagtcacaccccagccatccatgtcctctgataagtaaagaacagtcccttgtTAAGAGTCATTAAATGGAATTATTAACAAAGGTACAAAAAGTGATTAATTGTTAAAGTAAATTTTCATACTGTTTTCAGCCTCTTGAATATGGACATTTCCTGCATCTTTCTGTCCATATTGTTTCAAAGCGAATATTTTAGGGATTTGGACTaacaaaatgagacatttaaagacatcactTTGGAATTAAAGAAAATGGGATAAACATTTTTGAGTCTTTAATCTTTCAATCAGTTTATACACCAAATGATTTTTTGACTAATGCAGAAGATGATGGGCATATGAATCAATGATGAAAGGAATTGCAGTGAggtacagttaaatttaaattgagtaacaaaataaatcctaaattaaaacaaacatgcacaaaagGTACCTAGTTACACTCAAAGGAGTTAAATGTAAAGGTAGTTCCatccaaaaaatacaaaataacaacCTCAGCAGGTGACTTGTGTTGCTGCAGTGTCACCTTTATATGTGTGAAGAGACAAACTGACTCAGAAGTTATGAA
This window encodes:
- the golga5 gene encoding golgin subfamily A member 5 gives rise to the protein MSWFADLAGKAEDFLNKVDQGAATALTKKQERTSSFSSPYEVQSTAKPEYNTAGYKAHAAGTHHAYAPSDDAQSYISAAAGNIKRSSATLLAGTANIPSTSSGSGSSAPNSAKVSSGFVRPKKSEQNVDDDLLFDFLNSSEPPVSNRRDSRRELVKVAVPVTEAQNPTPPPSSTPHTIPSAPSTPPSTRGVSRASSMSSLSAHSLKTSEENSAKEPSQDTPESSDSGLAVPQESIRQELPPPPAAPPTEEPQSQILSSLRLENQLLRSEVASLNQEMASVIQRAKDLQDELNQSRMRADKWNSEQSQTNRMVRELRSKVDDLTEALSAKDGQLAVLKIRLDEADQMLKSRNAALEEAQKEQSRIMQDHTEGSSLHSKALETIQERLREAELGLRREQDSYRQMQSEYAGRLSKVEAERQTLAETVTAAERRAAEEKLKVDDVQQQLKSAKAAAESAKQELQDYKHKASRILQSKEKLISSLKEGSGLETVDGSGAVALELEDLRHEKELQKEDIQKLQGQVHTLRIEIQDLENQALTEAETWREQQQHLEEQLALQNRAKQEVEAEVERYKQELQYLEEEQHRAKSTLQSRIKDREDEIQKLRNQLTNKTLSSSSQTELENRLHQLTETLIQKQTMLEALGTEKSSLVFQLERLEQQLKNTQGGQSGGPTINMSGLEGPGARQRNAPVLFSDQESPGMYGKVRKAASTIDRFSIRLGIFLRRYPFARVFVILYMAALHLWVMIVLLTYTPEMHREHPDGKLGC